A part of Paenibacillus donghaensis genomic DNA contains:
- a CDS encoding MgtC/SapB family protein, which yields MLFGLFIGIDRQLKQKPLGIRTSMVISIASCLVTLVSIHAFDKFSGPDHPNMDPMRLAAQIVSGIGFLGAGVILRRGGDAISGLTSAALIWTASGIGIAVGAGFYVEAAYAVVLLMFAVNVVPLLIRSLGPEVLNKHEVSVKIITEANFVLTEVIQKIERRHLGTQRKSRGPGRSIRRIKIKDLEDGRQMIDMVLSAPDTDYATEIYYDVKQIEHVMSVEVAQL from the coding sequence ATGCTGTTCGGGCTGTTCATCGGCATCGACCGTCAGCTCAAACAAAAGCCGCTGGGGATTCGGACCAGTATGGTCATTAGCATCGCAAGCTGCCTTGTCACCCTGGTATCTATTCATGCCTTTGACAAATTCTCAGGCCCGGACCATCCCAACATGGACCCCATGCGGCTTGCTGCGCAGATTGTCAGCGGAATCGGGTTTCTCGGCGCAGGGGTGATTCTGCGCCGAGGCGGAGATGCGATCTCCGGCCTGACCTCGGCTGCTCTGATCTGGACGGCATCCGGCATCGGCATTGCCGTTGGAGCGGGCTTTTATGTGGAAGCGGCTTATGCGGTAGTGCTGCTGATGTTCGCAGTCAATGTCGTGCCGCTGCTGATCCGCTCTCTTGGCCCGGAGGTGCTCAACAAACATGAAGTTTCAGTCAAGATTATTACGGAGGCCAACTTTGTGCTGACTGAGGTGATCCAGAAGATTGAGCGCCGCCATCTCGGCACCCAGCGTAAGTCGAGAGGGCCGGGCCGTTCGATCCGCCGCATTAAGATCAAGGACCTGGAGGACGGCAGACAAATGATCGATATGGTGCTGTCTGCACCCGATACGGATTATGCCACTGAAATTTATTATGATGTGAAGCAGATTGAGCATGTGATGAGCGTAGAGGTGGCGCAGCTATAA
- a CDS encoding aldose 1-epimerase, producing MTITAYEGQYEGEAAVWLKAGRYEAAILPGIGGNLICFRDHENGYRFLHEPGAEEMEAFKANPGIHGIPVLFPPNRYEDGEFPWNGQTYKFPVNEAATGNHLHGFLHTAAWEVEDFGSGKTESYVTVQIKVDESHPSYAYLPHKYTIKLRYSLGEGGLTQQLLVHNDGDDVMPCLLAFHTAVNAPFASGSAAQDYRVKLTIGERWELSDRMLPTGKFQELQTEELALQGEGVYPFYAAMDNHYTAVAQNGRNRMELTDTKAGVTLVYDVGTSYKQWMIWNNGATEGFFCPEPQINLVNAPKVDLPAEEIGLFSLSPGEYWEESSRLYVK from the coding sequence ATGACAATTACAGCCTATGAAGGACAATATGAGGGAGAAGCAGCCGTGTGGCTTAAAGCCGGACGTTATGAGGCGGCTATCCTGCCGGGAATCGGAGGCAATCTGATTTGTTTCCGCGATCACGAAAACGGTTACCGTTTCCTGCATGAACCCGGAGCGGAAGAGATGGAAGCGTTCAAGGCAAACCCGGGCATCCACGGAATTCCCGTATTATTCCCTCCGAACCGCTATGAGGACGGAGAATTTCCCTGGAACGGCCAAACTTATAAATTCCCGGTCAATGAGGCCGCGACTGGCAACCATCTGCACGGGTTCTTACATACGGCAGCTTGGGAGGTAGAAGACTTCGGGAGCGGCAAGACCGAGAGCTACGTAACGGTCCAAATCAAAGTGGATGAGTCCCATCCATCCTATGCCTACCTGCCGCACAAATACACGATCAAGCTGCGCTACAGCCTTGGCGAAGGCGGATTGACCCAACAACTGCTGGTGCACAATGACGGAGACGATGTTATGCCCTGTCTGTTGGCCTTCCATACCGCGGTTAATGCCCCGTTTGCATCGGGCAGCGCGGCTCAGGATTACCGGGTGAAGCTGACTATCGGCGAGCGCTGGGAGCTGAGTGACCGGATGCTCCCTACCGGCAAGTTTCAGGAATTGCAGACAGAGGAGCTGGCCCTGCAGGGAGAAGGCGTGTATCCTTTTTACGCGGCAATGGACAACCACTACACTGCAGTGGCCCAGAACGGCCGCAACCGCATGGAACTGACCGACACCAAAGCCGGCGTGACCCTTGTTTATGATGTGGGAACCTCCTACAAACAGTGGATGATCTGGAACAACGGAGCTACCGAAGGCTTCTTCTGCCCAGAACCGCAAATCAACCTGGTCAATGCGCCCAAGGTAGACCTGCCCGCAGAAGAAATCGGCTTGTTCAGCCTCAGTCCGGGCGAGTATTGGGAAGAAAGCAGCCGCTTATACGTGAAATAG
- a CDS encoding substrate-binding domain-containing protein: MKKLGLVYLLLIGIFVVYLLNYRLQANNVDPWETAGLRGNLEDTYVMLTFQIGIDYWKSVLKGFEDGAEDLNVSVEYHGSTQHNANEQMTVLEQVIAKKPAGIAISAVNSKLLTETINKAVESGIPVVIFDSGAPDSKAYSFLGTDNYKAGAEAARKMADLTDAKGEVAIITTPDQHNHQERTAGFTDTIREHYPAMKLVAIKDGRGDQLASRGAAEQILADYPRLAGIFATESKGGIGVAEAVSAAKGNSAALPKIISFDTDKETLDLVKKGGISATMAQGTWNMGYWSLLELFQLHRDLAADPAVYKNNKLLPVPGMVDTGIDVVTPVNVDNYYAK; this comes from the coding sequence GTGAAGAAGCTGGGCCTTGTATACCTGCTGCTGATTGGAATCTTCGTCGTTTATTTGCTGAACTACAGGCTGCAAGCCAATAACGTGGATCCTTGGGAAACTGCCGGTTTGCGGGGGAATCTGGAAGATACCTACGTTATGCTTACCTTTCAGATTGGCATAGATTACTGGAAAAGTGTGCTTAAGGGTTTTGAGGACGGGGCTGAGGATCTGAACGTATCGGTTGAATACCACGGTTCTACCCAGCATAATGCGAACGAGCAGATGACTGTGCTGGAGCAGGTGATTGCCAAAAAGCCTGCCGGGATTGCCATTTCCGCTGTGAACTCCAAGCTTTTGACGGAAACCATCAACAAAGCTGTTGAGAGCGGGATCCCGGTGGTAATATTCGATTCGGGCGCGCCTGACAGCAAGGCCTATTCGTTCCTGGGTACCGATAATTACAAGGCCGGAGCTGAGGCAGCGCGCAAAATGGCTGATTTGACCGATGCCAAAGGCGAAGTCGCCATTATTACAACACCGGATCAGCATAATCATCAGGAACGTACGGCAGGCTTCACCGATACCATCCGCGAGCACTATCCCGCTATGAAGCTGGTTGCCATCAAGGATGGGCGGGGAGATCAGTTGGCTTCCAGAGGGGCTGCCGAGCAAATTCTAGCCGATTATCCACGGCTGGCCGGGATATTCGCCACGGAATCCAAGGGTGGAATCGGAGTGGCTGAAGCCGTATCGGCAGCGAAGGGGAACAGCGCAGCACTGCCCAAAATCATCAGTTTTGACACGGATAAAGAGACCCTGGACTTGGTGAAGAAGGGGGGGATCTCGGCGACAATGGCGCAAGGTACCTGGAATATGGGCTACTGGTCCCTTCTGGAACTGTTTCAGCTTCACAGGGATCTGGCAGCCGATCCCGCGGTCTATAAGAATAATAAACTGCTGCCTGTCCCGGGCATGGTGGATACGGGCATCGACGTTGTAACGCCGGTGAATGTGGACAACTATTATGCGAAATAG
- a CDS encoding cache domain-containing sensor histidine kinase, whose amino-acid sequence MRQDMQLLKKLRMNNLPIRYKLIFHFLLISILPAIGLGLLIGWTVDRIVEDQSNANTMQLIGKVNAVIENDVENLQKITYLISFDPAVQTFMNGGIKPNLQEGSAIPDGESVEYNIRKFLQGFSTLSSEIAGIMLVNSAGDSISNEMYARPGTLATQEEWYREAAANKGIFRIIGHPYNRSVRSHVDYKESEVVSAVRAIVDPETQVVLGVVLVDLKLRVIAETTREVTLGKTGYLTVVDGGGEMIYAPQQSLMKNIPAELFPEKSGITSVKVNGRPLQLIYRTSSFTGWTIMGVFPMEESAYGVREITFNVVTFVFVVCLLGMTASFYLAYSISRPIGQLASFMSKAQSGDLTIRYWGDRSDEIGMLGRSFNAMLAQIGRLLSLTALQERQKREAELRSLQAHIKPHFLYNTLDTIHWMARSKGAEDIAEVVQSLSKLFRLGLSKGSDSIPVSDELEHIVSYLKIQHVRYSSKLAYSIEVEPQLRELYVLKLLLQPIVENAIYHGIKERRGPGHIAIAVTEGEGDLYLTVRDNGAGIPPEKLMMLNRKLEEAGTEGEIAAAGPPIAASTGSGYGILNVQARLRLTCGQPYGLHVESEWGVGTTVTVRHPIVRDNCWTNHGSA is encoded by the coding sequence ATGCGCCAAGATATGCAGCTGCTGAAGAAGTTAAGAATGAACAATCTGCCTATCCGGTATAAGCTGATCTTTCATTTTCTGCTTATCAGCATTCTGCCTGCGATTGGTCTTGGCCTGCTTATTGGCTGGACGGTAGACCGGATCGTAGAAGATCAGAGCAATGCGAACACGATGCAACTGATCGGCAAAGTGAACGCTGTGATTGAGAATGATGTGGAGAACTTGCAGAAGATTACGTACCTGATCTCTTTTGATCCGGCGGTGCAGACGTTTATGAACGGCGGGATCAAGCCGAATCTGCAAGAAGGAAGTGCAATTCCTGACGGGGAATCGGTGGAATATAATATCCGTAAATTCTTGCAGGGATTCAGCACGCTTAGCTCGGAAATTGCCGGGATTATGCTCGTAAACAGTGCAGGGGACAGCATCAGCAATGAGATGTATGCCCGGCCTGGAACTCTGGCCACCCAAGAGGAGTGGTACCGGGAAGCAGCCGCGAACAAAGGGATCTTCAGAATCATTGGCCATCCGTATAACCGGTCTGTAAGGTCGCATGTGGATTATAAGGAAAGCGAGGTTGTGTCTGCGGTAAGAGCCATTGTCGATCCTGAAACTCAAGTCGTTCTGGGCGTAGTCTTGGTGGACTTGAAGCTGCGGGTTATTGCCGAGACAACCAGAGAGGTTACGCTGGGCAAAACAGGCTATTTGACCGTTGTGGACGGCGGTGGGGAAATGATCTACGCTCCGCAGCAATCCTTGATGAAGAACATACCCGCAGAGCTGTTCCCGGAGAAGTCCGGAATTACGTCGGTAAAAGTGAACGGCCGCCCTTTGCAGCTCATATACAGGACCTCGTCATTTACGGGCTGGACGATAATGGGCGTCTTCCCAATGGAGGAATCGGCTTACGGTGTACGGGAGATCACCTTTAATGTGGTGACCTTTGTATTTGTCGTCTGCCTGTTGGGCATGACGGCCTCCTTTTATTTGGCGTATTCCATATCCCGGCCCATTGGCCAGTTGGCTTCCTTCATGAGCAAAGCCCAATCCGGGGATTTAACCATCCGTTATTGGGGGGACCGCTCTGATGAGATTGGGATGTTAGGCCGGAGCTTCAACGCGATGCTGGCCCAGATTGGGCGCCTCCTCTCTCTGACGGCATTGCAGGAACGGCAGAAGCGGGAGGCGGAGCTTCGCAGCCTTCAGGCCCATATTAAGCCGCATTTTTTATACAATACGCTGGATACCATTCACTGGATGGCCCGCAGCAAAGGGGCGGAAGACATCGCGGAAGTGGTACAGTCTTTGTCCAAGCTGTTCCGTCTGGGCCTGAGCAAAGGCAGCGACAGTATTCCGGTCTCCGATGAGCTGGAGCATATCGTCAGCTATTTGAAGATCCAGCATGTCCGCTATAGCAGTAAGCTGGCTTACAGCATAGAGGTGGAGCCTCAGCTCCGGGAGCTGTATGTACTGAAGCTGCTGCTGCAGCCGATTGTTGAGAATGCGATTTATCATGGCATTAAGGAAAGGCGCGGCCCGGGACATATTGCCATTGCGGTAACTGAAGGCGAAGGAGATTTGTACTTGACTGTCAGGGATAACGGAGCGGGCATTCCACCGGAGAAGCTCATGATGTTGAACCGCAAGCTGGAAGAAGCCGGAACCGAAGGGGAGATCGCAGCAGCCGGGCCGCCCATTGCAGCAAGTACAGGCAGCGGCTACGGCATTCTGAATGTACAGGCCCGGCTGCGGCTAACCTGTGGCCAGCCGTATGGCCTGCATGTCGAGAGTGAATGGGGAGTGGGGACCACGGTGACGGTGAGGCATCCGATCGTGCGGGACAACTGCTGGACGAACCACGGGTCCGCTTAA
- a CDS encoding response regulator transcription factor — MELWKVMIADDEDIIREGIKHSVDWKSLSMQVVAEAEDGEEALELALRNAVHIALVDLNMPIMHGLELMRRIREQLPGCKIVVITGHDEFTYAQESIRLQVNDYILKPADPQQLTQVLCGMRDELAAEQQKRLHLQQASQHILKNFPLLRERFCQEWLEGSLSPQEIMEQLQFLQLPQRVPHLIGIIRWSWETRYSGMKEKERQLFLFAIENIAAELLNDYPKVLFRDSSGLMVILLWEDGAEGTVGRIGQEVRANLGIAVEVASEPVEGELNQLLLCYHKCRAALSREVPLSPLVRRAKLYILEHYSECGMTLESIAGMLQTSPVYLSRLFKHELGESFGVYLTQIRIRKAAQLLHSTEMSIYEVAERSGYETQHYFSTAFKKQTGVSPLQFRKGAGPAEGDNA, encoded by the coding sequence ATGGAACTATGGAAAGTTATGATTGCGGATGATGAAGATATTATCCGTGAGGGCATCAAGCATTCTGTGGATTGGAAATCGCTGTCGATGCAGGTGGTGGCGGAAGCGGAGGACGGCGAGGAAGCCCTGGAGCTGGCGCTGCGGAATGCCGTGCATATTGCACTCGTTGACCTCAACATGCCGATTATGCATGGACTTGAACTGATGAGACGGATCAGGGAACAATTGCCCGGATGTAAAATTGTAGTCATCACCGGTCATGATGAATTCACCTATGCCCAGGAGTCGATCCGTTTGCAGGTGAATGACTATATCCTGAAACCCGCCGATCCGCAGCAGTTAACCCAAGTGCTGTGCGGGATGCGGGATGAGCTTGCTGCCGAACAGCAGAAGCGCCTCCATCTGCAGCAGGCTTCACAGCATATTCTCAAGAATTTTCCGCTGTTGCGCGAACGATTCTGTCAGGAATGGCTGGAGGGCAGCCTGAGCCCGCAGGAGATCATGGAGCAGCTGCAATTTTTACAGCTCCCGCAACGGGTGCCTCATCTCATCGGAATAATCCGCTGGAGCTGGGAAACCCGGTATTCGGGCATGAAGGAAAAAGAGCGCCAGCTTTTTCTTTTTGCGATTGAGAATATCGCTGCTGAGCTGCTTAACGATTATCCCAAGGTGCTGTTCCGGGATTCGTCCGGCCTGATGGTGATTCTGCTCTGGGAGGACGGGGCCGAAGGGACAGTGGGGCGGATCGGACAAGAGGTGCGCGCGAATCTGGGAATCGCTGTCGAAGTTGCCAGCGAGCCGGTCGAGGGAGAGCTCAATCAGCTGCTGCTCTGTTACCATAAGTGCCGGGCTGCATTATCCAGGGAAGTGCCGCTGTCCCCACTGGTCCGCAGAGCCAAATTGTATATTCTGGAACATTACAGTGAATGTGGCATGACGCTGGAATCCATTGCGGGGATGCTGCAGACTTCACCGGTCTATCTCAGCCGGTTGTTCAAGCATGAGCTTGGCGAATCCTTTGGTGTGTATCTGACGCAAATCCGCATCCGCAAAGCGGCGCAATTGCTGCATTCCACTGAAATGAGCATCTATGAAGTCGCGGAACGCTCCGGTTATGAGACCCAGCATTATTTCAGCACTGCTTTTAAAAAGCAGACGGGTGTATCTCCGCTCCAGTTCCGTAAGGGAGCGGGCCCGGCTGAAGGGGATAACGCTTAA
- the chvE gene encoding multiple monosaccharide ABC transporter substrate-binding protein: MKKYAWMLVAMALVLVVAACGNGKDSSGTAEGNKGKVGIAMPTKSSERWVNDGNNMVKEFEKLGYDTDLQYGEDVVENQVSQIENMITKGVNAIVVASIDGESLTDVLQKAHDAGVKVIAYDRLIKKSEYVDYYATFDNFKVGVLQGSYIEEKLGLKDGKGPFNIELFGGSPDDNNAYFFFDGAMSILQPYIDSGKLVVRSKQTTMAQAATLRWDGAAAQARMDNLLSANYASGSLDAVLSPYDGISIGILSSLKGVGYGTGDRKLPVVTGQDAELASVKSILAGEQTQTVFKDTRELAKKAVEMTESVLQGTEAEVNDTTTYDNGAKIVPSYLLEPVSVDQINADQVLVDSGYYTKDQLAE; the protein is encoded by the coding sequence ATGAAGAAATATGCATGGATGCTGGTGGCAATGGCACTTGTACTGGTTGTGGCTGCTTGCGGCAACGGGAAGGATTCGAGCGGTACAGCCGAAGGGAACAAAGGTAAGGTGGGAATCGCCATGCCTACGAAATCCTCGGAACGCTGGGTGAATGACGGCAACAACATGGTCAAGGAATTCGAGAAACTGGGTTACGATACCGACCTGCAATATGGGGAAGATGTCGTGGAGAATCAGGTCTCGCAAATTGAGAATATGATCACCAAAGGCGTGAATGCGATTGTGGTCGCTTCCATTGACGGAGAGTCGCTGACCGATGTGCTGCAAAAGGCGCATGATGCCGGCGTTAAAGTCATTGCCTATGACCGTTTGATCAAAAAAAGTGAATATGTAGACTATTACGCAACCTTCGATAATTTCAAGGTCGGTGTGCTGCAGGGCTCTTATATTGAAGAGAAACTGGGGTTGAAGGATGGCAAGGGACCGTTCAATATCGAATTGTTCGGTGGTTCACCGGACGATAACAATGCCTATTTCTTTTTTGACGGCGCAATGTCGATCCTTCAGCCTTATATCGATTCAGGCAAGCTTGTGGTCCGCAGCAAGCAGACGACGATGGCGCAAGCTGCAACCCTCCGCTGGGACGGTGCAGCCGCCCAGGCCCGCATGGATAACCTGTTGAGCGCCAATTATGCCAGCGGGAGTCTGGACGCTGTGCTGTCCCCTTATGATGGAATCAGCATCGGGATCTTGTCCTCACTCAAAGGAGTAGGATACGGCACGGGTGACAGAAAGCTTCCGGTTGTAACCGGTCAGGATGCAGAGCTGGCTTCCGTCAAGTCCATTCTTGCCGGGGAGCAGACCCAAACCGTGTTTAAGGATACCCGTGAGCTGGCCAAGAAAGCGGTGGAAATGACCGAAAGTGTGCTTCAAGGAACGGAAGCGGAAGTGAATGATACGACCACTTATGACAATGGAGCCAAAATTGTGCCTTCGTATCTGCTGGAACCTGTCTCTGTGGATCAGATCAATGCAGATCAAGTGCTTGTAGACAGCGGCTATTATACCAAGGATCAGCTCGCCGAATAA
- the mmsB gene encoding multiple monosaccharide ABC transporter permease: protein MGALQGIVTKNIRQYGMIIALIFISILFQILTDGILLKPLNVTNLILQNSYILVLAIGMVLVIITGHIDLSVGSVAAFIGALSAIMMVDMQLNPVLAVILSLLMGALVGAWQGFWVAYIRIPAFIVTLAGMLLFRGLTMIVLNGQSIAPFPKTFQKISSGFIPDGFGGGSMHLLTILIGVICSLLIVYQEFRTRKITLKYGFEQSSVWLSIVKAAVLVIIINLFTVVLAQYNGIPNILVILLILIAIYSFVMNRMTMGRHIYALGGNEKAAGLSGVKTKRVTFWVFVNMGVLAALSGLVFAARLNSATPKAGTNFELDAIAACFIGGASASGGIGTVIGAIIGGLVMGVMNNGMSLVGLGVDWQQGIKGLVLLLAVGFDIYNKSKT from the coding sequence ATGGGGGCATTACAGGGAATTGTGACAAAAAACATCCGCCAGTATGGCATGATTATTGCGCTGATCTTCATTTCGATTTTATTTCAGATCCTTACAGACGGCATCTTGCTCAAACCGTTGAACGTTACGAACCTGATTTTGCAGAACAGCTATATTCTGGTCCTGGCCATCGGGATGGTACTGGTCATCATCACGGGTCACATCGACCTTTCAGTGGGTTCGGTGGCTGCATTCATTGGCGCATTGTCCGCCATAATGATGGTCGATATGCAGTTGAATCCTGTACTTGCTGTAATTTTGTCCTTGCTTATGGGGGCGCTTGTTGGCGCGTGGCAGGGCTTTTGGGTAGCCTATATTAGAATACCTGCCTTTATCGTTACCTTGGCGGGAATGCTGCTGTTCCGCGGTTTGACCATGATTGTGCTGAATGGCCAATCCATTGCGCCTTTTCCTAAAACTTTTCAAAAAATAAGCTCCGGTTTTATTCCCGATGGGTTCGGCGGAGGTTCGATGCATCTTCTCACCATCCTTATCGGCGTGATCTGTTCGCTCCTTATCGTCTACCAGGAATTCAGAACCCGCAAGATTACGTTGAAATACGGTTTTGAGCAATCTTCAGTCTGGTTGTCTATAGTAAAAGCCGCCGTGTTGGTCATTATCATTAACCTCTTCACTGTGGTGCTGGCCCAATATAACGGAATTCCCAATATTCTCGTCATTCTGCTGATTCTAATTGCCATTTATTCGTTTGTGATGAACCGGATGACCATGGGCCGCCATATTTACGCGCTTGGAGGCAATGAGAAAGCCGCCGGACTGTCCGGTGTCAAAACCAAACGTGTCACGTTCTGGGTGTTCGTTAATATGGGGGTGTTGGCCGCCTTGTCCGGCCTGGTGTTTGCCGCTCGGCTTAATTCAGCCACACCCAAAGCGGGAACGAACTTTGAACTGGATGCGATTGCTGCCTGTTTCATTGGCGGCGCCTCTGCTTCCGGTGGTATTGGAACCGTGATTGGAGCCATTATTGGCGGTCTTGTCATGGGGGTAATGAATAACGGAATGTCCCTCGTCGGCCTTGGCGTTGATTGGCAGCAGGGCATTAAAGGTCTGGTGCTGCTGCTTGCGGTTGGGTTCGATATTTATAATAAGTCGAAGACGTAA
- a CDS encoding TraX family protein, which produces MQIIAMLTMLIDHIGYIFFPGELTWRYVGRIAFPIYCYALVQGHIHTSSRPKYLLRLLLIALIAQVPYNLALDPGGLNVVFTLLLSALVLVLLDKLPSPWLGLPVVVAACAFMEYFPLDYNAYGLLLVLVFRYTRSYGVVIAHFVLNLFYFFYLRWEVQMLSIVPTLLIGLLPVYWGALERHRIPRWVWWAFYPGHLAVLAIVRFLVSDEWVHIEWRSLLNLG; this is translated from the coding sequence ATGCAAATTATCGCCATGCTGACGATGCTAATCGACCACATCGGCTATATTTTTTTTCCGGGAGAACTCACTTGGAGATACGTGGGAAGAATTGCTTTTCCAATTTACTGCTATGCGCTGGTACAAGGGCATATACATACATCATCCAGACCTAAATACCTGCTGCGTCTGCTGTTGATCGCTCTGATTGCCCAGGTGCCTTACAATCTGGCACTGGACCCGGGCGGCTTAAATGTGGTATTCACCTTGCTGCTCTCGGCGCTTGTGCTAGTGCTGCTGGATAAGCTGCCAAGTCCATGGCTTGGGCTGCCGGTGGTGGTAGCCGCCTGTGCATTTATGGAATACTTCCCGCTCGACTATAACGCTTATGGGCTGCTTTTGGTGCTGGTGTTCCGCTACACCCGTTCCTACGGGGTAGTCATCGCCCACTTTGTGCTTAACCTGTTCTATTTCTTCTATCTCCGCTGGGAAGTGCAGATGCTTAGTATTGTGCCCACTCTGTTAATCGGCTTATTGCCTGTGTATTGGGGAGCGCTGGAGCGGCACCGGATTCCGCGCTGGGTCTGGTGGGCTTTTTATCCGGGTCATCTGGCAGTTTTAGCCATTGTCAGGTTTCTTGTTTCGGATGAATGGGTACATATAGAGTGGCGGAGTTTACTGAATTTAGGGTGA
- a CDS encoding copper amine oxidase N-terminal domain-containing protein: MSKMKARTRWLLPVIALLLVLAGCQPVGGMDVGKALEGNLDVKSSESSMSFSVKAVPAAGISAEDQAMVDLVNSFTLQVFNAKVQDNGNVSAAGSIGFKQMDIPFSLFMNTDAVVFNVEGAKQPFYIPLTDDEMTLALQGLDTAKAQELTKLLTKFIVRNLPNPEVINITPVTEAVYGEQLNLTKIHAEISGDQLPALLKEFLKSISKDTEGFTQVISGLYDYLYPMIKAEAMDNGNTLDLGFAEIPLDDKEAVVTVVHDAAKLGVDALLLVYDQQLARMYESTPELKTVLGKGTSLKTDIFMDSSLHIRKQTMDLNVALPPSDELPLESISFKAETQNWNIGGAVKADVISAEGALDVSTGSLTPGETLRNFETNSDVYRILKEDMGITKKEISIGPDDDYYYPIVDGNTTYVPLRYFAEDLGADVEWDTVNRAIVVTDDVYGDTLIFKIGSADVMVNGTKVKLEKPVFVDEYGDAYVPLRMLAEALHAKVEKAPDGWIDIVRE, encoded by the coding sequence ATGAGTAAAATGAAAGCAAGGACAAGGTGGTTGCTGCCTGTTATCGCACTGCTGCTGGTATTGGCCGGCTGTCAACCTGTCGGAGGAATGGATGTAGGGAAAGCGCTGGAAGGGAATTTGGATGTCAAATCCTCTGAATCCAGCATGAGCTTCTCAGTGAAGGCTGTTCCTGCTGCAGGAATCAGCGCCGAAGACCAGGCTATGGTTGATCTGGTGAACTCCTTTACGCTGCAGGTGTTTAATGCCAAGGTGCAGGACAACGGCAACGTGTCTGCAGCAGGGTCTATCGGCTTTAAGCAGATGGATATTCCGTTCTCGTTGTTTATGAACACAGATGCTGTCGTATTTAACGTAGAAGGTGCCAAACAGCCATTTTATATTCCACTTACCGATGATGAAATGACACTTGCGCTGCAAGGACTGGATACAGCCAAAGCACAGGAGCTGACGAAACTCCTGACCAAGTTTATCGTCCGTAACCTGCCTAACCCTGAAGTGATCAATATCACACCAGTGACGGAAGCGGTCTATGGAGAACAGCTTAATCTGACCAAGATCCATGCTGAAATCAGCGGCGACCAGCTTCCTGCTCTTCTTAAGGAATTCCTGAAATCGATCTCTAAGGATACAGAGGGATTCACCCAAGTCATCAGCGGTTTATATGATTACCTCTACCCGATGATTAAGGCAGAAGCCATGGACAATGGAAACACCCTTGATCTCGGATTCGCAGAGATTCCACTGGACGACAAGGAAGCGGTAGTGACCGTTGTACACGATGCTGCCAAATTAGGCGTCGACGCATTGCTTCTGGTCTATGATCAGCAGCTTGCCCGCATGTATGAATCCACGCCTGAGTTGAAGACGGTTCTCGGCAAGGGAACCAGTCTGAAGACAGATATCTTCATGGATAGCTCGCTGCATATCCGCAAGCAGACGATGGACCTGAATGTGGCGCTGCCGCCAAGCGATGAGCTGCCGCTCGAGAGCATTTCTTTCAAGGCTGAAACACAGAACTGGAATATTGGCGGAGCTGTAAAAGCTGATGTAATCAGTGCTGAAGGGGCCCTGGATGTTTCAACGGGGAGCTTGACTCCTGGTGAGACACTGCGCAATTTCGAGACCAACTCGGATGTGTACCGCATCCTTAAGGAAGACATGGGAATAACCAAGAAGGAGATTAGTATCGGTCCGGATGATGACTATTATTATCCGATTGTAGACGGCAACACCACATATGTGCCTTTGCGTTATTTTGCCGAGGATTTGGGTGCTGATGTGGAGTGGGATACAGTGAACCGTGCGATCGTGGTTACCGATGATGTTTATGGGGATACGCTTATTTTCAAAATCGGCTCAGCCGACGTAATGGTCAATGGCACCAAAGTGAAGCTGGAGAAGCCAGTGTTCGTAGATGAATACGGCGATGCTTATGTTCCGCTGCGGATGCTGGCCGAAGCCCTTCATGCCAAGGTGGAGAAAGCTCCGGACGGCTGGATTGATATCGTACGCGAATAA